The Hymenobacter swuensis DY53 genome includes the window ACCAGCCCCCGACGATGTAGCCGCCGTCGGCGGTCTGGGTAATATCGATTACGTATTCATCACTGCTGCCGCCCAGTACCCGGTCCCATTGCTTGCTGCCCTGGGCATCGAGCTTGATAACCCAGTAATCGATAACGCCGTGGTGGGGCTGGCTAACGTCGGGGCTGGGCGTGGGGTCAACCTGGCCGCCCAGAATGTAGCCTCCATCCGCGGTTGGCCGCATGCGGTTGAGGGTATTCATGCCGGCGTTGCCAAGGGTGCGGTCCCACTGCCGCGGCAGCACCTGTGCCCTGGCCTGCGGGGCCCGCCAGCAGCTGTAGATGAGCAGTAAAAAAACCGTGCAGACCAGCACGCGAAGGGGATGTAAGGGTAAAGGCATAGCAATAAAAATGAGCTTTCCGGCCGCTGGAAAAGGGAGGGCTGGCACTGGCGTCTTCCCGTGTGGGCCTGACTTTGCCGCAAGTAAGTTAAACGAGGGGTATGTTGACGGTAAACCAGTTCAAGCCTATTCAGTTGACTGCTATGGAAACTCCCCTCATCGACCGGCAATACCCCATCGGCAAGCCCGAACTGCCCACCCAACCCCTCACACCTGCCGAGCGGGCCGACTACATAGAGCAGCTAGCAGCCCTGCCGGCCCAGCTCACGGCCGCCGCCCGGCAGGCCGGGGGCGCGGGCCTAGAACAATCTTACCGTCCCGGGGGCTGGAGCGGCCGGCAGGTGATTCATCACGTGGCCGATGTGCACCTGAACTTCTACCTGCGCTACCGCCTAGCCCTCACCGAGGACAACCCCACCATCCGGGCCTTCGACATGAACGCCTGGGCCGCCCTGCCCGACAATGATGCGGTGCCCGTCACGGTGTCGTTGGCGCTGCTGGAGGCGCTGCACTCGCGCTGGGTTACGCTGCTCTGGCACCTGACCGAAACCGAGTGGCAGCGCACCTTCTACCACCCGCTCTACGACCGCACTTACACCCTCGATCAGGCCCTGGTGCAGTACAGCTGGCACGGCCGCCACCACCTGGCCCACCTCGGGCTACTGGGTGAGGAAGGTTAGTAACACTAAGTAAGGCCGATGAATCGTTTTGCCCAGTGCATGCAACCGTAGACGTTCTACTTGGCTCTACCATTGGATAAACTTAAATTTCTCGTTCACCATTATTTCACGCACTATGAAAATTCCGCAAGCGGTACTTGGCGCCGTGTTGGTTGGCTTGGCCGTGCAAACGACGGGCTGTAGCTCCAAAAACGATCCGAAGCCAAAGCAAACGAGCGAGCAGGAAGCCAAAAAAAGTGGCGAGGCCTCGAAAGAACCCATTAACTGCCCGGCCTGCGGCCTGGGGTAAGATGCCCCGCGCTTCGGCCGGTAGCGCCGCACGGCGTGGCTGGTTGTACCGGAAATGCCGTGCGGTTGACCGGCTGTTCAGGTCGTCCGGCGCAGCAGGTCGCCGCCTGCCGGGCCGGACGACCTTTTTAGTTTTACTCTGAATTATGCCTTAAGCTATGCCTACGCCGACTTTCCCGCTCCCGGTAGAGCATCCTCCGGTGCTTGCCACCTTGGCCTGCAACCTCGACGCGGATATTCTGGCGGCGGCCTTTCCGCTACTGGAAGCCGGGCGGGTGGCGGCCCTTGAATGGTCTTTCGACACCCTGTTTGCGGTTGAGCAGGTGCCCGAGTGGTTCATGGCCCTGCTCAGGAGCTACAGCACCCAGGGCCGGCTGATTGGCCACGGCGTGTACTTCTCCCTGTTATCGGGGCGGTGGACGGCGGAGCAGCAGCAGTGGCTGGAGCAGCTCCGGCAGCTATCCGCGCAGGTGGCCTTCGACCACGTGACGGAGCATTTTGGCTTTTTTACGGGGGAGAACTTTCACTCCGGGGCCCCGCTGCCCATTCCGTACACCAGTTCCACTCTCCGCCTCGGCCAGGACCGGCTCCGGCGAGTACAGGCCGCCTGCGGCTGCCCGGTAGGCCTGGAAAATCTGGCCTTCGCCTACTCGCTGGCGGAAGTGCAGCGGCACGGGGAGTTCCTGGCAAAGCTGGTGGCGCCGGTCAATGGCTTTCTGATTCTGGATCTGCACAACGTGTACTGTCAGTTGCACAATTTCTCCCTGTCGACTGAGAGTTTACTCAGCGCATTTCCGCTGGAGCTGGTGCGGGAAATTCATATATCGGGGGGCAGCTGGCAGCCGTCGGGGCA containing:
- a CDS encoding YfiT family bacillithiol transferase; protein product: METPLIDRQYPIGKPELPTQPLTPAERADYIEQLAALPAQLTAAARQAGGAGLEQSYRPGGWSGRQVIHHVADVHLNFYLRYRLALTEDNPTIRAFDMNAWAALPDNDAVPVTVSLALLEALHSRWVTLLWHLTETEWQRTFYHPLYDRTYTLDQALVQYSWHGRHHLAHLGLLGEEG
- a CDS encoding chryseobasin-related MNIO class RiPP peptide, with the translated sequence MKIPQAVLGAVLVGLAVQTTGCSSKNDPKPKQTSEQEAKKSGEASKEPINCPACGLG
- a CDS encoding multinuclear nonheme iron-dependent oxidase gives rise to the protein MPTPTFPLPVEHPPVLATLACNLDADILAAAFPLLEAGRVAALEWSFDTLFAVEQVPEWFMALLRSYSTQGRLIGHGVYFSLLSGRWTAEQQQWLEQLRQLSAQVAFDHVTEHFGFFTGENFHSGAPLPIPYTSSTLRLGQDRLRRVQAACGCPVGLENLAFAYSLAEVQRHGEFLAKLVAPVNGFLILDLHNVYCQLHNFSLSTESLLSAFPLELVREIHISGGSWQPSGQVPGRQIRRDTHDEAVPEEVFQLLEYALPLCPNLKFVVLEQLGNALHTEASRTRFRADFSRMETLVQQRPQRPQNPIYQSFLPGPAGPLTAAAAEDEQLHTQQRHLAHILETATSFAEARHQLRASPLAHTAWKIEDWEPHMLETAISIAQKWKQ